From the genome of Fundulus heteroclitus isolate FHET01 chromosome 7, MU-UCD_Fhet_4.1, whole genome shotgun sequence, one region includes:
- the LOC105934889 gene encoding cell surface glycoprotein CD200 receptor 1-like, which yields MVAVCRAERGKPASTISWSLAGNDSVTQQQDPDGSVTVESQLEIPEHMDPENLTCIMRHQFWDQEKTLVPKLREAYSSKLWIRIVLVLIIMISVTFVFALKNGYVKSEMSQTNSSPGNMSQEPVLCFCLLPCVYQ from the exons ATGGTGGCGGTGTGCAGAGCAGAAAGAGGGAAGCCTGCTTCTACCATCAGCTGGAGTCTTGCAGGAAATGACTCTGTGACACAGCAGCAGGACCCAGATGGATCAGTAACAGTGGAGAGTCAGCTGGAGATCCCTGAACACATGGATCCAGAAAACCTGACCTGTATTATGCGGCACCAGTTCTGGGACCAGGAGAAGACTTTGGTACCAAAACTCAGAGAAG CTTATTCTTCAAAGCTGTGGATACGTATCGTTTTGGTCCTCATCATAATGATTTCAGTAACATtcgtttttgctttaaaaaatg GATATGTCAAAAGTGAGATGTCACAAACCAATTCATCACCGGGAAACATGTCACAGGAgccagttttgtgtttttgcttattACCCTGTGTGTACCAGTAG
- the LOC105934890 gene encoding cell surface glycoprotein CD200 receptor 1, giving the protein MRAKRIHRTWIYTVVILMFEAWSQGSGTTEDTSGNSNAFLLLTDVNREAAFNLGTNVNLTCTNKTWADILFIIWDVNLKNKNCRLSVINDGKDIDSCNDGKSIRQTSTGHLYLHIPNLSADDVGVYRCESVYSGGIENYNIQVDVTAPPGLSAWLERRDNKMVAVCRAERGTPAANLSWSYRGSSEPAVKTQLDTEGFITVESHLEILEDFDPEDLTCTVQHLSWEQEKILVPKPREENYSFLLWIRAALVIILIFSGCFLLALKKCHRPL; this is encoded by the exons ATGCGAGCAAAGAGGATACACAGGACATGGATTTATACTGTGGTCATCCTCATGTTCGAAGCATGGTCTCAAGGTTCAG GAACTACTGAAGACACCTCTGGGAACTCGAATGCATTTCTCCTGCTAACTGATG TTAACAGAGAGGCAGCGTTCAATCTGGGGACCAACGTCAACCTGACTTGCACTAATAAAACGTGGGCTGACATATTATTTATAATCTGGGATGTaaacttgaaaaacaaaaactgcaggCTCTCCGTTATAAATGACGGCAAAGACATTGACTCCTGCAACGATGGAAAATCTATCCGACAGACTTCCACCGGCCATTTGTACCTGCACATCCCAAACCTCTCAGCTGATGATGTTGGGGTCTACAGGTGTGAGTCGGTTTACTCTGGAGGAATTGAAAATTATAACATCCAAGTGGATGTAACAG CTCCTCCTGGTTTATCTGCCTGGTTAGAGCGAAGGGACAACAAGATGGTGGCAGTGTGCCGAGCTGAAAGAGGAACACCAGCTGCCAACTTAAGCTGGAGTTATAGAGGCAGTTCGGAGCCTGCAGTGAAAACTCAGCTTGACACAGAAGGATTCATAACAGTAGAGAGTCACCTGGAGATCCTGGAGGACTTTGATCCAGAAGATCTGACTTGTACAGTCCAGCACCTCTCCTGGGAGCAGGAAAAGATTCTGGTACCAAAACCAAGAGAAG AAAATTATTCTTTTCTATTGTGGATACGTGCTGCATTGgtgatcattttaattttttcaggaTGCTTCCTTTTAGCACTCAAGAAGTG ccatCGTCCTCTATAA